A region from the Symphalangus syndactylus isolate Jambi chromosome 2, NHGRI_mSymSyn1-v2.1_pri, whole genome shotgun sequence genome encodes:
- the PDCD2 gene encoding programmed cell death protein 2 isoform X2 yields the protein MAVAGARPVELGFAESAPAWRLRSEQFPSKVYAPLPGRADAFHRCIFLFCCREQPCCAGLRVFRNQLPRKNDFYSYEPPSENPPPETGESVCLQLKSGPHLCRVCGCLGPKTCSRCHKAYYCSKEHQTLDWRLGHKQACAQPDHLDHIIPDHNFLFPEFEIVIETEDEIMPEVVEKEDYSEIIGSMGEALEEELDSMAKHESREDKIFQKFKTQIALEPEQILRYGRGIAPIWISGENIPQEKDIPDCPCGAKRILEFQVMPQLLNYLKADRLGKSIDWGILAVFTCAESCSLGTGYTEEFVWKQDVTDTP from the exons ATGGCTGTCGCCGGGGCCAGACCTGTGGAGCTGGGCTTCGCCGAGTCCGCGCCGGCGTGGCGACTGCGCAGCGAGCAGTTCCCCAGCAAG GTATACGCGCCGCTGCCCGGCCGCGCGGACGCCTTCCACCGCTGCATCTTCCTCTTCTGCTGCCGCGAGCAGCCGTGCTGTGCCGGCCTGCGAG tttttaggaATCAACTACCCAGGAAAAACGATTTTTACTCATATGAGCCACCTTCTGAGAATCCTCCCCCAGAAACAGGAGAATCAGTGTGTCTCCAGCTTAAGTCTGGTCCTCATCTCTGCAGGGTTTGTGGCTGTTTAGGCCCCAAAACGTGCTCCAGATGCCACAAAGCATATTACTGCAGCAAGGAGCATCAGACTCTAGACTGGAGACTGGGACATAAGCAGGCTTGTGCACAACCAG ATCATCTGGACCATATAATTCCAGACCACAACTTCCTTTTTCCAGAATTTGAAATTGTAATAGAAACAGAAGATGAGATTATGCCTGAGGTTGTGGAAAAGGAAGATTACTCAGAGATTATAGGGAGCATGG GTGAAGCACTTGAGGAAGAACTGGATTCCATGGCAAAACATGAATCCAGAGAAGATAAAATTTTTCAGAAGTTTAAAACTCAGATAGCCCTTGAACCAGAACAG ATTCTTAGATATGGTAGAGGTATTGCCCCCATCTGGATTTCTGGTGAAAATATTCCTCAAGAAAAGGATATTCCAGATTGCCCCTGTGGTGCCAAGAGAATATTGGAATTCCAG GTCATGCCTCAGCTCCTAAACTACCTGAAGGCTGACAGACTGGGCAAGAGCATTGACTGGGGCATCCTGGCTGTCTTCACCTGTGCTGAGAGCTGCAGCCTGGGCACTGGCTATACAGAAGAATTTGTGTGGAAGCAGGATGTAACAGATACACCGTAA
- the PDCD2 gene encoding programmed cell death protein 2 isoform X3 — translation MAVAGARPVELGFAESAPAWRLRSEQFPSKVGGRPAWLGAAGLPGPRALACELCGRPLSFLLQVYAPLPGRADAFHRCIFLFCCREQPCCAGLRVFRNQLPRKNDFYSYEPPSENPPPETGESVCLQLKSGPHLCRVCGCLGPKTCSRCHKAYYCSKEHQTLDWRLGHKQACAQPDHLDHIIPDHNFLFPEFEIVIETEDEIMPEVVEKEDYSEIIGSMGEALEEELDSMAKHESREDKIFQKFKTQIALEPEQVMPQLLNYLKADRLGKSIDWGILAVFTCAESCSLGTGYTEEFVWKQDVTDTP, via the exons ATGGCTGTCGCCGGGGCCAGACCTGTGGAGCTGGGCTTCGCCGAGTCCGCGCCGGCGTGGCGACTGCGCAGCGAGCAGTTCCCCAGCAAGGTGGGCGGGCGGCCGGCATGGCTGGGCGCGGCCGGGCTGCCGGGGCCCCGGGCCCTGGCCTGCGAGCTGTGCGGCCGCCCGCTCTCCTTCCTGCTGCAGGTATACGCGCCGCTGCCCGGCCGCGCGGACGCCTTCCACCGCTGCATCTTCCTCTTCTGCTGCCGCGAGCAGCCGTGCTGTGCCGGCCTGCGAG tttttaggaATCAACTACCCAGGAAAAACGATTTTTACTCATATGAGCCACCTTCTGAGAATCCTCCCCCAGAAACAGGAGAATCAGTGTGTCTCCAGCTTAAGTCTGGTCCTCATCTCTGCAGGGTTTGTGGCTGTTTAGGCCCCAAAACGTGCTCCAGATGCCACAAAGCATATTACTGCAGCAAGGAGCATCAGACTCTAGACTGGAGACTGGGACATAAGCAGGCTTGTGCACAACCAG ATCATCTGGACCATATAATTCCAGACCACAACTTCCTTTTTCCAGAATTTGAAATTGTAATAGAAACAGAAGATGAGATTATGCCTGAGGTTGTGGAAAAGGAAGATTACTCAGAGATTATAGGGAGCATGG GTGAAGCACTTGAGGAAGAACTGGATTCCATGGCAAAACATGAATCCAGAGAAGATAAAATTTTTCAGAAGTTTAAAACTCAGATAGCCCTTGAACCAGAACAG GTCATGCCTCAGCTCCTAAACTACCTGAAGGCTGACAGACTGGGCAAGAGCATTGACTGGGGCATCCTGGCTGTCTTCACCTGTGCTGAGAGCTGCAGCCTGGGCACTGGCTATACAGAAGAATTTGTGTGGAAGCAGGATGTAACAGATACACCGTAA
- the PDCD2 gene encoding programmed cell death protein 2 isoform X1 — MAVAGARPVELGFAESAPAWRLRSEQFPSKVGGRPAWLGAAGLPGPRALACELCGRPLSFLLQVYAPLPGRADAFHRCIFLFCCREQPCCAGLRVFRNQLPRKNDFYSYEPPSENPPPETGESVCLQLKSGPHLCRVCGCLGPKTCSRCHKAYYCSKEHQTLDWRLGHKQACAQPDHLDHIIPDHNFLFPEFEIVIETEDEIMPEVVEKEDYSEIIGSMGEALEEELDSMAKHESREDKIFQKFKTQIALEPEQILRYGRGIAPIWISGENIPQEKDIPDCPCGAKRILEFQVMPQLLNYLKADRLGKSIDWGILAVFTCAESCSLGTGYTEEFVWKQDVTDTP, encoded by the exons ATGGCTGTCGCCGGGGCCAGACCTGTGGAGCTGGGCTTCGCCGAGTCCGCGCCGGCGTGGCGACTGCGCAGCGAGCAGTTCCCCAGCAAGGTGGGCGGGCGGCCGGCATGGCTGGGCGCGGCCGGGCTGCCGGGGCCCCGGGCCCTGGCCTGCGAGCTGTGCGGCCGCCCGCTCTCCTTCCTGCTGCAGGTATACGCGCCGCTGCCCGGCCGCGCGGACGCCTTCCACCGCTGCATCTTCCTCTTCTGCTGCCGCGAGCAGCCGTGCTGTGCCGGCCTGCGAG tttttaggaATCAACTACCCAGGAAAAACGATTTTTACTCATATGAGCCACCTTCTGAGAATCCTCCCCCAGAAACAGGAGAATCAGTGTGTCTCCAGCTTAAGTCTGGTCCTCATCTCTGCAGGGTTTGTGGCTGTTTAGGCCCCAAAACGTGCTCCAGATGCCACAAAGCATATTACTGCAGCAAGGAGCATCAGACTCTAGACTGGAGACTGGGACATAAGCAGGCTTGTGCACAACCAG ATCATCTGGACCATATAATTCCAGACCACAACTTCCTTTTTCCAGAATTTGAAATTGTAATAGAAACAGAAGATGAGATTATGCCTGAGGTTGTGGAAAAGGAAGATTACTCAGAGATTATAGGGAGCATGG GTGAAGCACTTGAGGAAGAACTGGATTCCATGGCAAAACATGAATCCAGAGAAGATAAAATTTTTCAGAAGTTTAAAACTCAGATAGCCCTTGAACCAGAACAG ATTCTTAGATATGGTAGAGGTATTGCCCCCATCTGGATTTCTGGTGAAAATATTCCTCAAGAAAAGGATATTCCAGATTGCCCCTGTGGTGCCAAGAGAATATTGGAATTCCAG GTCATGCCTCAGCTCCTAAACTACCTGAAGGCTGACAGACTGGGCAAGAGCATTGACTGGGGCATCCTGGCTGTCTTCACCTGTGCTGAGAGCTGCAGCCTGGGCACTGGCTATACAGAAGAATTTGTGTGGAAGCAGGATGTAACAGATACACCGTAA
- the PDCD2 gene encoding programmed cell death protein 2 isoform X6, producing the protein MAVAGARPVELGFAESAPAWRLRSEQFPSKVGGRPAWLGAAGLPGPRALACELCGRPLSFLLQVYAPLPGRADAFHRCIFLFCCREQPCCAGLRVFRNQLPRKNDFYSYEPPSENPPPETGESVCLQLKSGPHLCRVCGCLGPKTCSRCHKAYYCSKEHQTLDWRLGHKQACAQPDHLDHIIPDHNFLFPEFEIVIETEDEIMPEVVEKEDYSEIIGSMGHASAPKLPEG; encoded by the exons ATGGCTGTCGCCGGGGCCAGACCTGTGGAGCTGGGCTTCGCCGAGTCCGCGCCGGCGTGGCGACTGCGCAGCGAGCAGTTCCCCAGCAAGGTGGGCGGGCGGCCGGCATGGCTGGGCGCGGCCGGGCTGCCGGGGCCCCGGGCCCTGGCCTGCGAGCTGTGCGGCCGCCCGCTCTCCTTCCTGCTGCAGGTATACGCGCCGCTGCCCGGCCGCGCGGACGCCTTCCACCGCTGCATCTTCCTCTTCTGCTGCCGCGAGCAGCCGTGCTGTGCCGGCCTGCGAG tttttaggaATCAACTACCCAGGAAAAACGATTTTTACTCATATGAGCCACCTTCTGAGAATCCTCCCCCAGAAACAGGAGAATCAGTGTGTCTCCAGCTTAAGTCTGGTCCTCATCTCTGCAGGGTTTGTGGCTGTTTAGGCCCCAAAACGTGCTCCAGATGCCACAAAGCATATTACTGCAGCAAGGAGCATCAGACTCTAGACTGGAGACTGGGACATAAGCAGGCTTGTGCACAACCAG ATCATCTGGACCATATAATTCCAGACCACAACTTCCTTTTTCCAGAATTTGAAATTGTAATAGAAACAGAAGATGAGATTATGCCTGAGGTTGTGGAAAAGGAAGATTACTCAGAGATTATAGGGAGCATGG GTCATGCCTCAGCTCCTAAACTACCTGAAGGCTGA
- the PDCD2 gene encoding programmed cell death protein 2 isoform X4: MAVAGARPVELGFAESAPAWRLRSEQFPSKVGGRPAWLGAAGLPGPRALACELCGRPLSFLLQVYAPLPGRADAFHRCIFLFCCREQPCCAGLRVFRNQLPRKNDFYSYEPPSENPPPETGESVCLQLKSGPHLCRVCGCLGPKTCSRCHKAYYCSKEHQTLDWRLGHKQACAQPDHLDHIIPDHNFLFPEFEIVIETEDEIMPEVVEKEDYSEIIGSMGEALEEELDSMAKHESREDKIFQKFKTQIALEPEQILRYGRGIAPIWISGENIPQEKDIPDCPCGAKRILEFQFSDTVC, from the exons ATGGCTGTCGCCGGGGCCAGACCTGTGGAGCTGGGCTTCGCCGAGTCCGCGCCGGCGTGGCGACTGCGCAGCGAGCAGTTCCCCAGCAAGGTGGGCGGGCGGCCGGCATGGCTGGGCGCGGCCGGGCTGCCGGGGCCCCGGGCCCTGGCCTGCGAGCTGTGCGGCCGCCCGCTCTCCTTCCTGCTGCAGGTATACGCGCCGCTGCCCGGCCGCGCGGACGCCTTCCACCGCTGCATCTTCCTCTTCTGCTGCCGCGAGCAGCCGTGCTGTGCCGGCCTGCGAG tttttaggaATCAACTACCCAGGAAAAACGATTTTTACTCATATGAGCCACCTTCTGAGAATCCTCCCCCAGAAACAGGAGAATCAGTGTGTCTCCAGCTTAAGTCTGGTCCTCATCTCTGCAGGGTTTGTGGCTGTTTAGGCCCCAAAACGTGCTCCAGATGCCACAAAGCATATTACTGCAGCAAGGAGCATCAGACTCTAGACTGGAGACTGGGACATAAGCAGGCTTGTGCACAACCAG ATCATCTGGACCATATAATTCCAGACCACAACTTCCTTTTTCCAGAATTTGAAATTGTAATAGAAACAGAAGATGAGATTATGCCTGAGGTTGTGGAAAAGGAAGATTACTCAGAGATTATAGGGAGCATGG GTGAAGCACTTGAGGAAGAACTGGATTCCATGGCAAAACATGAATCCAGAGAAGATAAAATTTTTCAGAAGTTTAAAACTCAGATAGCCCTTGAACCAGAACAG ATTCTTAGATATGGTAGAGGTATTGCCCCCATCTGGATTTCTGGTGAAAATATTCCTCAAGAAAAGGATATTCCAGATTGCCCCTGTGGTGCCAAGAGAATATTGGAATTCCAG tTTTCAGACACTGTCTGTTGA
- the PDCD2 gene encoding programmed cell death protein 2 isoform X5 gives MAVAGARPVELGFAESAPAWRLRSEQFPSKVYAPLPGRADAFHRCIFLFCCREQPCCAGLRVFRNQLPRKNDFYSYEPPSENPPPETGESVCLQLKSGPHLCRVCGCLGPKTCSRCHKAYYCSKEHQTLDWRLGHKQACAQPDHLDHIIPDHNFLFPEFEIVIETEDEIMPEVVEKEDYSEIIGSMGEALEEELDSMAKHESREDKIFQKFKTQIALEPEQILRYGRGIAPIWISGENIPQEKDIPDCPCGAKRILEFQFSDTVC, from the exons ATGGCTGTCGCCGGGGCCAGACCTGTGGAGCTGGGCTTCGCCGAGTCCGCGCCGGCGTGGCGACTGCGCAGCGAGCAGTTCCCCAGCAAG GTATACGCGCCGCTGCCCGGCCGCGCGGACGCCTTCCACCGCTGCATCTTCCTCTTCTGCTGCCGCGAGCAGCCGTGCTGTGCCGGCCTGCGAG tttttaggaATCAACTACCCAGGAAAAACGATTTTTACTCATATGAGCCACCTTCTGAGAATCCTCCCCCAGAAACAGGAGAATCAGTGTGTCTCCAGCTTAAGTCTGGTCCTCATCTCTGCAGGGTTTGTGGCTGTTTAGGCCCCAAAACGTGCTCCAGATGCCACAAAGCATATTACTGCAGCAAGGAGCATCAGACTCTAGACTGGAGACTGGGACATAAGCAGGCTTGTGCACAACCAG ATCATCTGGACCATATAATTCCAGACCACAACTTCCTTTTTCCAGAATTTGAAATTGTAATAGAAACAGAAGATGAGATTATGCCTGAGGTTGTGGAAAAGGAAGATTACTCAGAGATTATAGGGAGCATGG GTGAAGCACTTGAGGAAGAACTGGATTCCATGGCAAAACATGAATCCAGAGAAGATAAAATTTTTCAGAAGTTTAAAACTCAGATAGCCCTTGAACCAGAACAG ATTCTTAGATATGGTAGAGGTATTGCCCCCATCTGGATTTCTGGTGAAAATATTCCTCAAGAAAAGGATATTCCAGATTGCCCCTGTGGTGCCAAGAGAATATTGGAATTCCAG tTTTCAGACACTGTCTGTTGA
- the PDCD2 gene encoding programmed cell death protein 2 isoform X7 has product MAVAGARPVELGFAESAPAWRLRSEQFPSKVGGRPAWLGAAGLPGPRALACELCGRPLSFLLQVYAPLPGRADAFHRCIFLFCCREQPCCAGLRVFRNQLPRKNDFYSYEPPSENPPPETGESVCLQLKSGPHLCRVCGCLGPKTCSRCHKAYYCSKEHQTLDWRLGHKQACAQPDHLDHIIPDHNFLFPEFEIVIETEDEIMPEVVEKEDYSEIIGSMGI; this is encoded by the exons ATGGCTGTCGCCGGGGCCAGACCTGTGGAGCTGGGCTTCGCCGAGTCCGCGCCGGCGTGGCGACTGCGCAGCGAGCAGTTCCCCAGCAAGGTGGGCGGGCGGCCGGCATGGCTGGGCGCGGCCGGGCTGCCGGGGCCCCGGGCCCTGGCCTGCGAGCTGTGCGGCCGCCCGCTCTCCTTCCTGCTGCAGGTATACGCGCCGCTGCCCGGCCGCGCGGACGCCTTCCACCGCTGCATCTTCCTCTTCTGCTGCCGCGAGCAGCCGTGCTGTGCCGGCCTGCGAG tttttaggaATCAACTACCCAGGAAAAACGATTTTTACTCATATGAGCCACCTTCTGAGAATCCTCCCCCAGAAACAGGAGAATCAGTGTGTCTCCAGCTTAAGTCTGGTCCTCATCTCTGCAGGGTTTGTGGCTGTTTAGGCCCCAAAACGTGCTCCAGATGCCACAAAGCATATTACTGCAGCAAGGAGCATCAGACTCTAGACTGGAGACTGGGACATAAGCAGGCTTGTGCACAACCAG ATCATCTGGACCATATAATTCCAGACCACAACTTCCTTTTTCCAGAATTTGAAATTGTAATAGAAACAGAAGATGAGATTATGCCTGAGGTTGTGGAAAAGGAAGATTACTCAGAGATTATAGGGAGCATGG GGATATAA
- the PDCD2 gene encoding programmed cell death protein 2 isoform X8, which produces MAVAGARPVELGFAESAPAWRLRSEQFPSKVYAPLPGRADAFHRCIFLFCCREQPCCAGLRVFRNQLPRKNDFYSYEPPSENPPPETGESVCLQLKSGPHLCRVCGCLGPKTCSRCHKAYYCSKEHQTLDWRLGHKQACAQPDHLDHIIPDHNFLFPEFEIVIETEDEIMPEVVEKEDYSEIIGSMGI; this is translated from the exons ATGGCTGTCGCCGGGGCCAGACCTGTGGAGCTGGGCTTCGCCGAGTCCGCGCCGGCGTGGCGACTGCGCAGCGAGCAGTTCCCCAGCAAG GTATACGCGCCGCTGCCCGGCCGCGCGGACGCCTTCCACCGCTGCATCTTCCTCTTCTGCTGCCGCGAGCAGCCGTGCTGTGCCGGCCTGCGAG tttttaggaATCAACTACCCAGGAAAAACGATTTTTACTCATATGAGCCACCTTCTGAGAATCCTCCCCCAGAAACAGGAGAATCAGTGTGTCTCCAGCTTAAGTCTGGTCCTCATCTCTGCAGGGTTTGTGGCTGTTTAGGCCCCAAAACGTGCTCCAGATGCCACAAAGCATATTACTGCAGCAAGGAGCATCAGACTCTAGACTGGAGACTGGGACATAAGCAGGCTTGTGCACAACCAG ATCATCTGGACCATATAATTCCAGACCACAACTTCCTTTTTCCAGAATTTGAAATTGTAATAGAAACAGAAGATGAGATTATGCCTGAGGTTGTGGAAAAGGAAGATTACTCAGAGATTATAGGGAGCATGG GGATATAA